From the genome of Deltaproteobacteria bacterium:
CCTAATGCGGGCTGTGCCCGCAACCCAGAAGTGACTAAAATGTCTAAAGTGATCTAAAGTGCCTAAAGTTAAGGAATTCTGGCAATTAAATGAAAAACTCTGAGGACTATGCCCTAGCGCGGTCTAACCACCGCACCCAAGACACAAAGATTCTTTTGTCCAAAGGCTATTACCGAATAACGGACTACCGCCCGGCAGGGCTTGGTCTGTTCTGATCCTGAATCTTTCTTCCAGGATCAGAACAACCCCATCAAGACTTCTTTGCGCCCGCCCCGTAGCTCCGGTAGATGGTACTGGGGTCCCTCGCGCCTTGGCGGTTCACCAAAACTTCTCCGCAAATTGTCCCGCAGGGCGGGATTGCAAACAAAGATTCTAACGCGGATAACCGCATCCAATCCCGCCAAGGCGGGACTCGCGAAAAGATGTAAAAACTTACTTGTTTTTTGAGGCAGAACGCATGGAAATAAGTCACTAAATCTCAGGATATTACCCGGCGAGGAATTCCAGGATCGCGCGATCCCGCATCCCATTCTGATCAAACACAATGGAATAATGATTGGTTCCCGGTATGTCCACATATCGGGCATGGGGGATCTCCCGAACCATCCTCTCGACCACGTCCTGCGGCAGCAGAAGGTCGTCTTCAGCCACCATCCCCTCCGTGGCGCGAAGGACCAGCACCGGACAGGAAATCTTTTGATAAAACTGAGATACATCCACTTTCCCCAGGTTTTCACGTTCTTCCTGGATGTGTGCAGGATCGATCCTGGATCGAACCCCGCCCTCCACTTCTTCAATCTCATATTGGTAATAGGTTTCCAGGGCCGGGGTCCACGATTTAAAAAACGGGGCGCTTTTCATGAGGTCCAGGTAGGCCCCGAAAGAAGGGAAGACCCGGCCGAGACGGTCCAGGGAGGGCTTGATCCCCACAAAGACTTTTGCCATCTGAATATCCGACAGCTTTCCGCCCCCGTCCACCAGGATGATGCGATCCACCCGCTCCGGATGCTCCGCCCCAAAAACCACGGAGATAAACGCGCCCAGCGAGTGCCCCATGATAACCGCCTTTTCAAGCTGCAGATCATCCAAGAGCGCGAGTATGTCTTGACAGTGATGCGCAATGGAGTACCCGGTGTTCGGACTCTCCGAAAGTCCCCTCCCCCGCAGGTCCATGGCCACCACACGGTGGGCAGGACTCAGGCTGGATGCCATCACGTCCCAGCAGCGACAGTTGGCCGTAATGCCGTGAATGCAGAGTATGGGTTTCCCGTTGCCGTCCCATTGGGCCGTTTGGATTTTCACCCCGTGGCCCGCAGAGGTTGCCATTATCGGTTCAGTCATCGATTTTCCTCCTGACGCGGCATAGCCGCAAGCAAACATGTTTCACGCAACGTCACAAAAGATTCTGCTTTTTCCGCCTCTGAAATTATTTTGTCCCAAATTATTTTGCCACAGGTCATCTTGTATCCGCTCAATATTCCGGGAGTCTCTAAATGATCAACGCCCCTTCCGTGCCATGGCCCTCCGCCGGCGGATCATCTCCCGTGCGGTCCCCACAAAACCTCTTGGAAAGAAAAAGACCACGAGGATGAACAGGATTCCGAAATAGAGGATCCATCGTTCAGCCAGCCGGTGAAGGATCACCATATTGGGAAAGATCGCCTCGGCTGCGTTTTGCAGGTCCGGGAGCCAGGTCTCCGTGATCTTGATAAATGCCGCACCGATAATGGATCCATACAGGGTTCCCAGCCCGCCGATGATGACCATCAGGAGGATATTGAGCATGATCGGCGTACTCAGGGTGGATCCGGGATTGACATATCCCAGCCACATGGCAAAAAGGATCCCTCCCAGAGAGGCCATTCCGGATCCGAACACGATGGAAAAGACCTGATAGCGAAAGGTCTTGTAGCCCAGGGCCGTGGCCCGGGGCTCGTTATCCCGAATGGCCTTAAGGACCCTCCCCACCGGGGATCGGATAAACCGGACCATCATGAGAAAAAGAATCACAGAGACCAGAAGGATGAAGTAGTAGATCATGAACCTGCCGTTGAGCTCAATCCCCCCAAGGGTGGGACCGGACCAGCCCACGTCGAAAATCCCGGGCAGTTTGAAGGAAACCCCGTCCTCGGCCCTGGTGAGGTCATACCACTGGACCGCAAGGATATCGGTAAATTCCGCCAGTGCCAGGGTCATCATGGCAAAGAAGATGGCCTTTACCCTGAGGGAAAAAAAGGCGATGACAAGGGCCAGGACGATACTCAGGGCCAGGGCCACGCCCGCAGCCACAAGGAGATGATACCAGCAGGGCTCGGCCGAGTGGTAGATCACCAGGGCCAGGGAGTAGGCCCCGATACCGAAGAACATGGAATGCCCGAGGGAAAGGAGGCCGGTATAACCGAGGATCAGGTCATAGGATGCCACAACAATGGTAAAGATCATGATCTTGGCCACCACATCCATGACCCTGAAGGAAGGGAGGATCAGCGGGATCGCGGCCAGTACGGCCAGGGCCACGATCTGGATGAGAACCGCCGGTCTGGAATACCGGGTTTGCTCATCCTGGAATCTCTCTTGTTGCACCGGAGTGAAATCGGTCACTGTCTCCCCCTTATCTATCATGAAAAAACCACCTTCAACCACGGTTCAGACCCATAAGGGCCTGTTTATCTTATGGGAGAGGCTTTTCAGCCTCTACCCCGATCGTGGCAGGATGCCACCTCTATATGCGCGTTTATTTCCGCCCCAGAAGCCCGTTGGGCCGGATGAGGAGGATCACCGCCATAATCATGATGTTCACGCCGAGGG
Proteins encoded in this window:
- a CDS encoding alpha/beta hydrolase, yielding MTEPIMATSAGHGVKIQTAQWDGNGKPILCIHGITANCRCWDVMASSLSPAHRVVAMDLRGRGLSESPNTGYSIAHHCQDILALLDDLQLEKAVIMGHSLGAFISVVFGAEHPERVDRIILVDGGGKLSDIQMAKVFVGIKPSLDRLGRVFPSFGAYLDLMKSAPFFKSWTPALETYYQYEIEEVEGGVRSRIDPAHIQEERENLGKVDVSQFYQKISCPVLVLRATEGMVAEDDLLLPQDVVERMVREIPHARYVDIPGTNHYSIVFDQNGMRDRAILEFLAG
- a CDS encoding branched-chain amino acid ABC transporter permease — protein: MIDKGETVTDFTPVQQERFQDEQTRYSRPAVLIQIVALAVLAAIPLILPSFRVMDVVAKIMIFTIVVASYDLILGYTGLLSLGHSMFFGIGAYSLALVIYHSAEPCWYHLLVAAGVALALSIVLALVIAFFSLRVKAIFFAMMTLALAEFTDILAVQWYDLTRAEDGVSFKLPGIFDVGWSGPTLGGIELNGRFMIYYFILLVSVILFLMMVRFIRSPVGRVLKAIRDNEPRATALGYKTFRYQVFSIVFGSGMASLGGILFAMWLGYVNPGSTLSTPIMLNILLMVIIGGLGTLYGSIIGAAFIKITETWLPDLQNAAEAIFPNMVILHRLAERWILYFGILFILVVFFFPRGFVGTAREMIRRRRAMARKGR